A stretch of DNA from Streptomyces sp. NBC_01197:
CCCGTTGCCCCCACCCCTTTCGCAGCAACCGGGAGACCCGTATGTCAACCCATTCGTCCACCCATATCTCCTGCACCGCGCTCTCCTTCTCCTGGCCGGACGGGACCTCGGTCCTCGACCGGTTCCAGCTGGCCGTCGGCCCCGGCAGGACGGGCCTCATCGGCGTCAACGGGTCGGGGAAGTCGACCCTGCTCCGGCTGATCGCAGGCGAGCTGACCCCGAGCGCGGGAGCCGTCCGCGTCACGGGCGACATCGGCTACCTCCCGCAGAACCTCGTGCTCGACACCGCGCTGTGCGTGGACCAGGCGCTGGGCATCGACGTCCAGCGGGCCGCGCTGCACGCCATCGAGGGGGGTGACGCGAGCGAGGAGCACTTCACGGCGGTCGGCGACGACTGGGACGTGGAGGAGTGCGCCCACGCGGTACTCGGCCAGCTCGGACTCGGCTCGGTCGGTCTCGACCGGACCATCGGCGAGGTGTCGGGCGGCGAGTCCGTCCTGCTGCGGCTCGCCGCGCTGCTGCTGCGCAGGCCGGACGTGCTGCTGCTGGACGAGCCGACCAACAACCTCGACCGGCACGCCAGGCAACGGCTTTACGCGGCGGTCGACGCCTGGCCCGGTGTGATGGTCGTGGTCAGTCACGACCGTGAACTCCTGGAGCGCGTCGATCAGATCGCCGATCTGCGGGACGGCGAGGTCCACTGGTACGGCGGGGCACTGTCCGCGTACGAGGAGGCGCTCGCCGTGGAACAGGAGGCGGCCGCGCGCATGGTGCGCGTCGCGGAGGCCGATGTGCAGAAGCAGAAACGCGAACTGGCCGAAGCCCAGGTCAAACTGGCGCGCCGCAAGCGGTACGGGCAGAAGATGATGGAGCAGAAGCGTGAACCCAAGATCGTGATGGGTGCGCGGAAACGCGCTGCGCAGGAGTCGGCCGGCAAGCACCGCATCATGCACACCGAGAGGCTGGACGACGCGAAGGAGCGGCTCAGCGAGGCGGCCGACGCGGTGCGGAACGACGACGAGATCCGGATCGAGCTGCCAGACACAAAAGTGCACGCCGGCCGGAGCGTGCTGACCCTGCGGGAACTCCAACTGCCGTACGGGAGCGGCGTCGAGGGCGAGTTCACCGCCCACGGACCCGAGCGGATCGCCCTGATCGGGCGCAACGGGGCAGGAAAGACCACGCTGCTGCGGACCATCGCGGGTCAGCTGGAGCCGGTCTCCGGGGAGGCGACGGCCCATGTGCCGCTCCGGTTCCTGCCGCAGCGGCTTGACGTACTGGACGACGGGCTGAGCGTCGTGGAGAACGTGGCGCGCAACGCGCCGGACGCAGGCAACAACCTGATCCGGGCACGGCTCGCCCGGTTTCTCTTCAAGGGGGCGCGTGCCGACCAGCCGGCCGGGACGCTGTCGGGCGGCGAACGGTTCCGGGCGGCGCTCGCCGCGCTGCTGCTGGCCGAGCCCGCCCCGCAGCTGCTGATGCTGGACGAGCCGACCAACAATCTGGACATGGCGAGCGTGCGCCAGCTGACGGCCGCGCTGGAGTCCTATGAGGGGGCGCTGATCGTGGCGAGCCACGATCAGCCGTTCCTGGAGTCGGTCGGCATCACCCGGTGGCTCACGCTGGGCGGCAGCGAATAGCCTGGCACCCAGCCGCGAATAGCCCGGCACCGAGGCGTGATATGGCTCTCCGTATCGTGGCCCGACCTGGTGGCATAACAGACCGTAACGGTACATATCGGAACAGGGGGTTGGCTGGGGCTTACTGCCGCCTTAACCTACGGATACGTAACCTACGAATCCGTAGGTAATACTCCCGTCCCCAGGAGCCCCCGTGACGATCACCTCTCCCCACCTCGGCAGTACGGACGCGTGGACAGACGCCCGGCTGCTGTATGCGCTGGAGGAGGTGGTGGAGAAGGAACTCAACCGCCATCTCTCCGTGGCCAAGGACTGGATGCCCCACGAGTACGTGCCGTTCTCCGACGCCCGTAACTTTCCCGGCTTCTTCGAGGACGGGAAGGCGTGGGAGCCCGAGCAGTCCAAGGTCACGGACATCGGCAGGACCGCGCTCGTGGTCAACCTGCTGACCGAGGACAACCTCCCCAGCTACCACCACGAGATCGCCTCGCTCTTCGGGCGCGACGGCGCCTGGGGCACCTGGGTGCACCGGTGGACCGCGGAGGAGGGCCGGCACGGCATCGTGATGCGCGACTACCTGCTGGCCTCGCGCGCCGTCGACCCGGACAAGCTGGAGCAGTTCCGGATGGCGCACATGTCGGAGGGCTTCGAGTCCGACAACCGGCACTCGATGCTGCACTCGGTCGCGTACGTCGCGTTCCAGGAGCTCGCCACCCGGGTCTCGCACCGCAACACCGGCCACCAGTCGGGCGACCCGGTCTGCGACCGGATGCTGGCGCGGATCGCGACCGACGAGAACCTGCACATGGTCTTCTACCGCAATCTGCTGGGCGCGGCCTTCGAGATCGCCCCGGATCTCACCATGCAG
This window harbors:
- a CDS encoding ABC-F family ATP-binding cassette domain-containing protein, encoding MSTHSSTHISCTALSFSWPDGTSVLDRFQLAVGPGRTGLIGVNGSGKSTLLRLIAGELTPSAGAVRVTGDIGYLPQNLVLDTALCVDQALGIDVQRAALHAIEGGDASEEHFTAVGDDWDVEECAHAVLGQLGLGSVGLDRTIGEVSGGESVLLRLAALLLRRPDVLLLDEPTNNLDRHARQRLYAAVDAWPGVMVVVSHDRELLERVDQIADLRDGEVHWYGGALSAYEEALAVEQEAAARMVRVAEADVQKQKRELAEAQVKLARRKRYGQKMMEQKREPKIVMGARKRAAQESAGKHRIMHTERLDDAKERLSEAADAVRNDDEIRIELPDTKVHAGRSVLTLRELQLPYGSGVEGEFTAHGPERIALIGRNGAGKTTLLRTIAGQLEPVSGEATAHVPLRFLPQRLDVLDDGLSVVENVARNAPDAGNNLIRARLARFLFKGARADQPAGTLSGGERFRAALAALLLAEPAPQLLMLDEPTNNLDMASVRQLTAALESYEGALIVASHDQPFLESVGITRWLTLGGSE
- a CDS encoding acyl-ACP desaturase is translated as MTITSPHLGSTDAWTDARLLYALEEVVEKELNRHLSVAKDWMPHEYVPFSDARNFPGFFEDGKAWEPEQSKVTDIGRTALVVNLLTEDNLPSYHHEIASLFGRDGAWGTWVHRWTAEEGRHGIVMRDYLLASRAVDPDKLEQFRMAHMSEGFESDNRHSMLHSVAYVAFQELATRVSHRNTGHQSGDPVCDRMLARIATDENLHMVFYRNLLGAAFEIAPDLTMQSVRDVVVDFRMPGHGMPGFERAAAQMAIGEIYNMRIHHDDVLQPVLRYLKVLDIDGLGPEGLKAQEELGMYMGGLDAEAAKFDAKLAARKARVAARAAAS